In Legionella sp. PATHC035, a genomic segment contains:
- a CDS encoding serine hydrolase domain-containing protein, translating into MKLKSQFLGLAFVAFFSPPMLSAAHSDSSSNITNQLQKEIDNYYQQYSKKEKFTAIAASVLIPQNQMSSKKEIHTVVHGTMGFPPLSQPITSSNLFDIGSITKSFTALILLQLQTEDKLSLDDHLGKWLPQYPNWKEVTLRQLLNMTSGIPNYSEDDEFSKKMEANLNRVWTDEELLKYAHPEKPIKKRQGNLFEYSNSNYILAGMVIEKITNDTFANQLKLRIINAKNGLNNSFYIAGPDGQAGEKAIEDRRVHGYFYDENKNKLIDTLTNDLSWAAAAGAIVANTEDVVRWVQQLYHGTLVKPIYRERILAELESVVSMKTGQPITQVTEEDPHGFGLGVGYLYDKELKQRFWVYKGSTLGFRVMYFWQACNNVTTVVALNSKGGEGNPDSKLGDEIIKANLGLYKVILKNYPELQCIS; encoded by the coding sequence ATGAAATTAAAATCACAGTTTTTAGGGTTAGCCTTTGTGGCTTTTTTCTCTCCACCCATGCTTTCTGCTGCTCATTCTGACTCATCTTCTAATATCACAAATCAATTACAGAAGGAGATTGATAACTATTATCAGCAATACAGTAAAAAGGAAAAGTTTACAGCGATTGCCGCATCCGTCTTGATTCCTCAAAATCAAATGAGCTCTAAAAAAGAAATCCATACGGTGGTACACGGTACCATGGGATTCCCTCCCTTATCTCAACCGATTACCTCAAGCAATTTGTTTGATATTGGCAGTATTACCAAATCATTTACGGCACTTATCCTTTTGCAATTGCAGACAGAAGATAAATTGTCTCTGGATGACCATTTGGGGAAGTGGTTACCTCAATATCCTAATTGGAAAGAGGTTACTTTAAGACAATTATTGAATATGACCAGTGGTATTCCAAACTATTCAGAAGATGATGAGTTTTCCAAAAAAATGGAAGCCAATTTAAATCGAGTTTGGACGGATGAAGAGTTACTTAAATACGCTCACCCTGAAAAACCGATCAAAAAGAGGCAGGGAAATCTTTTTGAATATTCAAATTCCAATTACATTCTTGCAGGCATGGTTATCGAAAAAATAACCAATGATACCTTTGCAAATCAATTAAAACTGCGGATTATCAACGCAAAAAATGGATTAAATAATTCATTTTATATTGCTGGTCCTGATGGGCAAGCGGGAGAAAAAGCCATTGAAGATCGCCGAGTTCATGGATATTTTTATGATGAGAATAAGAATAAATTAATTGATACATTAACCAATGATTTATCTTGGGCGGCTGCTGCAGGTGCAATCGTTGCAAATACGGAAGATGTAGTTCGCTGGGTACAACAGCTTTATCACGGAACATTGGTTAAGCCTATTTATAGAGAGCGGATTTTGGCTGAATTAGAGTCCGTTGTCTCTATGAAAACAGGACAACCTATTACTCAAGTCACTGAAGAAGATCCTCATGGATTTGGTTTAGGAGTAGGGTATCTTTATGATAAAGAACTCAAACAACGTTTTTGGGTGTATAAAGGGAGTACTCTAGGATTTCGCGTCATGTATTTTTGGCAGGCTTGCAATAATGTAACAACCGTAGTTGCTTTAAATAGTAAAGGCGGTGAAGGCAATCCAGATTCTAAATTAGGCGATGAGATTATTAAAGCGAACCTAGGTTTATACAAGGTCATTTTAAAAAATTATCCTGAACTCCAGTGTATTTCTTAG
- the gltX gene encoding glutamate--tRNA ligase, whose product MTVRTRFAPSPTGFLHVGGVRTALFSWLYAKRHHGQFILRIEDTDQERSTKESVQAILDGMSWLGMDYDEGPFYQTERYERYNQVAQQFLNEGKAYRCECSKERLEALRTAQLAAKEKPRYDGHCRDKNLPVSDKPHVIRFKNPEQGTVSFHDEVYGEIHVANSELDDLILVRSDGHPTYNFAVVIDDIDMKISHVIRGDDHINNTPRQINLFQALNAPIPVFAHLPMILGEDGKRLSKRHGAVSVLQFKELGVLPHALLNYLVRLGWSYGDQEIFSINEMIECFELKNVSRGVSSFNYEKLYWLNQHYQKNDSAEAVAESLRWHFEQSGIDLTKGPKLTDLVAIQAERCKTLAEMCQMSLYFFTDSIEYDEAAVKKHLRPVILEPLTALYERLQTVETWEKDHLQECINDISAQFDINMGKIAQPLRVAVTGSGMSPSIDMTLTLLGRERVLTRLNNALEQLKIRAQANS is encoded by the coding sequence ATGACAGTTAGAACCCGATTTGCACCAAGCCCAACTGGTTTTTTACATGTGGGCGGAGTGAGAACTGCTTTATTTTCATGGCTTTATGCAAAGCGTCATCACGGTCAGTTCATTTTACGCATAGAGGACACGGATCAAGAGCGTTCTACCAAGGAATCGGTACAAGCTATCCTGGATGGTATGTCTTGGCTAGGTATGGATTATGACGAGGGCCCTTTTTATCAAACGGAACGTTATGAACGATACAACCAAGTAGCTCAACAATTTTTGAATGAGGGTAAGGCTTATCGTTGCGAGTGCAGCAAAGAACGTCTGGAAGCCTTACGCACCGCCCAATTAGCTGCCAAAGAAAAGCCCCGTTATGATGGCCATTGTCGAGATAAAAACTTACCTGTATCGGATAAGCCTCATGTAATCCGTTTTAAAAATCCTGAACAAGGTACTGTCTCATTTCATGATGAAGTATATGGAGAAATCCATGTGGCGAATAGTGAGTTAGATGATTTGATTCTGGTACGTTCTGACGGCCATCCAACGTATAATTTTGCTGTGGTTATCGATGATATCGATATGAAAATAAGCCATGTAATTCGTGGTGATGATCATATCAACAACACCCCAAGACAAATCAACTTGTTTCAAGCGCTTAATGCGCCAATTCCAGTATTCGCTCATTTACCCATGATCCTAGGTGAAGATGGCAAACGTTTATCCAAACGACACGGTGCAGTCAGTGTGTTGCAATTTAAAGAGTTAGGGGTTTTACCTCATGCATTACTCAATTATTTAGTCCGTTTAGGCTGGTCTTATGGCGATCAAGAAATCTTCAGTATCAATGAAATGATTGAATGTTTTGAATTAAAAAACGTGAGTCGGGGTGTTTCAAGTTTTAACTATGAAAAATTATATTGGCTCAATCAACATTATCAAAAAAATGATTCTGCTGAGGCGGTAGCTGAATCATTGCGTTGGCATTTTGAACAATCGGGCATTGATCTGACTAAGGGGCCAAAATTAACCGATTTGGTGGCAATTCAAGCTGAGCGATGTAAGACTTTAGCTGAAATGTGCCAAATGAGTTTATATTTTTTTACTGATTCAATTGAATATGATGAAGCCGCTGTGAAAAAGCATTTGCGCCCAGTCATCTTGGAGCCTTTGACGGCACTTTATGAGCGTTTACAAACAGTGGAGACGTGGGAGAAGGATCATTTGCAAGAATGCATTAATGACATCAGCGCACAATTTGATATCAATATGGGGAAAATCGCACAGCCATTACGGGTCGCCGTAACGGGTTCCGGCATGTCACCATCAATTGATATGACCTTGACTTTACTCGGTAGAGAAAGAGTCTTAACTCGTCTGAATAATGCTTTAGAACAATTGAAAATCAGAGCTCAAGCCAATAGTTGA
- the letS gene encoding two-component system sensor histidine kinase LetS has product MKSIGIKYQLRITTLIPAFLVALLLAIFYNGLFGNDLKQHMSRLGEAYIRQLLPAAQYAMLRRDDRTLQGLINASTINPEVKALAFYSSDGQLLAYRGGKHSLNKPFNPPKFTGDYIESKQINPFTINFIAPVTIPKFNLYSNSSFKNILSPMATRADDILGWLSIDIDTRSMIIKRYQMLIVTIFITLFGLLMGLTIHYFLSKRIYLPISRLRRSMKQILRNEFETEIKTTSPGELGIIEQGCAHLQKKYLETIRDLNQHIEIATEDLQQSLELLEEKNIELSLEKKKIEEKSRQKSEFIANMSHEIRTPMNGVIGFTNVLLESKLDPLQLDYVKTIKASAQDLLGIINDILDFSKIDAGKLHLDCIPLNIRHCIDEVLTLAAPNAHKKGIDLIPITDVSVPKIVLGDPFRIKQFITNLVTNAVKFTDHGYVLVRTKVEQETDKDYTLCITITDTGLGISQEDQSKLFTAFNQADTSITRRYGGSGLGLVICKKLCEEMHGRISFTSELNKGSSFTAHVKVEKLVAYEIEKNQIHPFAHFKMLCFDDNSLHLEALCNGLGYWGIQCIPVNSFNRLASALEHNKDCNIVFLNINKGYEQKIAKIIAEHNYFPYVLISKWLINDYTALGAQGFLYKPISIQKLQDVIESLTSQENIEKPVNHELDGLREQLRFMHPDLLIAEDNPVNKMLLDSLLGTHANMTAVDDGEMAVSACNDKKYDLILLDLQMPKVNGLEAARLIRHKSQLNRHTPIVLISANGSDVNSIDLKKSGVDFCLQKPIDEKQLLTQILRITDKAKHAAIDWQLCVQKVSGNQALAEEFLSRFVEELHKNREEFIQLMHDKNIKKIGEAAHKLHGACCFSGVPTLQKKVVQVEKLATHAASIEELATPFAELIQSIDAVINEYEHQKIRI; this is encoded by the coding sequence TTGAAAAGCATAGGTATCAAGTATCAACTGAGGATTACCACCCTAATTCCAGCCTTTTTAGTCGCCCTGCTTCTCGCTATTTTTTATAATGGACTGTTTGGTAATGACTTAAAACAGCACATGTCCCGTCTGGGCGAAGCATACATCCGTCAATTACTTCCTGCAGCACAATACGCCATGCTTCGACGTGATGATCGCACATTGCAGGGGTTGATTAATGCATCCACAATCAATCCAGAAGTAAAAGCCCTCGCTTTTTACAGTAGTGACGGACAACTGCTGGCTTACCGCGGTGGGAAACATTCACTGAATAAACCCTTCAATCCTCCTAAATTTACAGGGGATTATATAGAAAGCAAGCAAATTAATCCTTTTACCATTAACTTCATCGCACCCGTTACGATCCCCAAATTTAATCTTTATTCCAACTCGTCTTTTAAAAACATCCTCAGTCCAATGGCCACTCGTGCCGATGATATTTTAGGTTGGTTGTCCATTGATATCGATACTCGTTCGATGATCATCAAACGTTATCAAATGCTCATCGTAACCATTTTTATCACTCTTTTTGGTTTGCTCATGGGATTGACCATCCACTACTTTCTCTCGAAGCGGATTTATTTACCCATTTCCCGTTTACGTCGGAGCATGAAACAAATTTTACGCAATGAGTTCGAAACAGAAATCAAAACAACGAGCCCAGGTGAACTAGGCATCATTGAGCAAGGATGTGCCCATTTACAAAAAAAATACCTCGAAACGATACGCGACTTAAATCAACATATCGAAATCGCCACTGAAGATTTACAGCAAAGTCTTGAACTCTTAGAAGAAAAAAACATTGAGCTTTCGCTTGAAAAGAAAAAAATAGAAGAGAAAAGTCGGCAAAAATCAGAATTTATTGCCAATATGAGTCATGAAATCCGCACACCAATGAATGGTGTTATTGGCTTTACTAATGTTTTATTGGAAAGCAAGCTTGACCCCTTGCAATTAGATTATGTAAAAACAATCAAAGCTTCTGCACAAGACTTGTTGGGAATTATTAATGACATCCTCGATTTTTCTAAAATTGATGCGGGAAAACTTCACCTCGATTGCATTCCCCTGAATATCCGTCATTGTATCGATGAAGTGCTTACCCTCGCAGCACCCAATGCTCATAAAAAAGGGATTGATTTAATCCCCATAACCGATGTCAGTGTACCTAAAATTGTTTTAGGTGATCCCTTCAGAATCAAACAATTTATCACCAATCTTGTGACTAATGCGGTTAAATTTACCGATCATGGTTATGTATTGGTCCGCACTAAAGTAGAACAAGAAACAGATAAAGATTACACTTTATGCATCACAATCACTGATACTGGTTTAGGTATTTCTCAAGAGGATCAAAGTAAATTATTTACTGCATTTAACCAGGCCGACACAAGCATTACTCGTCGTTATGGCGGTTCAGGCCTAGGATTAGTCATTTGTAAAAAGCTCTGTGAAGAAATGCATGGACGTATTAGCTTTACCAGCGAGCTCAATAAAGGTTCTAGCTTCACAGCTCACGTGAAGGTTGAAAAGTTAGTTGCCTATGAAATAGAAAAAAATCAGATACACCCCTTCGCGCATTTTAAAATGTTATGCTTTGATGATAATTCGCTCCATCTGGAAGCACTATGCAATGGCTTAGGTTATTGGGGAATTCAATGTATTCCGGTCAATTCGTTTAACCGTCTTGCGAGTGCTCTTGAGCATAACAAAGACTGCAATATTGTTTTTCTCAATATCAACAAAGGTTATGAGCAAAAAATCGCCAAAATCATTGCCGAACATAACTATTTTCCATACGTGCTCATTTCCAAATGGCTTATTAATGATTACACCGCACTTGGAGCCCAGGGCTTTTTATACAAACCCATCAGCATTCAAAAACTTCAAGATGTTATTGAATCCCTCACTAGCCAGGAGAACATTGAAAAACCGGTCAATCATGAATTGGATGGTTTAAGAGAACAATTACGCTTTATGCACCCTGATTTACTGATTGCCGAAGACAACCCAGTGAACAAAATGCTTCTGGACTCTTTATTGGGCACTCATGCAAATATGACTGCAGTTGATGACGGTGAAATGGCGGTATCGGCGTGTAATGACAAAAAATACGACCTCATTTTGCTTGATTTGCAGATGCCTAAAGTCAATGGATTAGAGGCAGCTCGACTGATTCGACACAAATCACAACTGAACCGCCATACCCCTATAGTTTTAATTAGTGCGAACGGCAGCGATGTGAATAGCATTGATTTAAAAAAATCAGGTGTGGATTTTTGCTTGCAAAAACCTATAGATGAAAAACAATTACTGACCCAAATCCTGCGGATTACCGATAAAGCAAAACATGCCGCTATAGATTGGCAATTATGTGTGCAAAAAGTATCTGGAAATCAAGCACTTGCCGAAGAGTTTCTTAGCCGATTTGTGGAGGAGTTACATAAAAATCGTGAAGAATTTATCCAATTAATGCATGATAAAAATATTAAAAAAATAGGCGAGGCAGCACATAAACTGCATGGTGCATGTTGTTTTTCTGGAGTGCCAACGCTACAGAAGAAAGTAGTCCAGGTAGAAAAACTGGCCACACATGCTGCTTCAATTGAAGAGCTCGCCACCCCTTTTGCCGAATTAATTCAAAGCATTGATGCAGTAATTAACGAATATGAACATCAAAAAATAAGAATTTAA
- a CDS encoding 6-phosphofructokinase has protein sequence MTIKNAIYAQSGGVTAVINASACAVIQTARKFPQHIGKVYAAKNGIIGALNEELIDTSLESDSDIAKLLQTPSGAFGSCRYKLKNDGEEYERLIEVFKAHDIGYFFYNGGGDSQDTAHKVSQIGSKMGYPITCIGIPKTVDNDLPFTDACPGFGSVAKYVAVSTREAGFDVASMAASSTKVFILEVMGRHAGWIAAASGLASQHPDEPPHIILLPEVPFQQGKFLNKVDECVKKYGYCVVVVSEGIRNTEGKFLSDAGIRDAFGHAQLGGVAPVIAQYIKAELNYKYHWAVADYLQRAARHIASKVDLDQAYALGKAAVEYAIKGHNAIMPIIIREQDEPYQWSIGHVQLADVANQEKAMPKHYITEDGMGITAECKQYLSPLIQGEAYPDYINGLPDYVRLKNQLVPKVLK, from the coding sequence ATGACTATAAAAAATGCAATATATGCTCAATCAGGCGGTGTCACCGCGGTAATTAATGCCTCTGCTTGTGCCGTGATTCAAACTGCCAGAAAATTTCCACAACATATTGGCAAAGTATATGCAGCCAAAAATGGGATTATTGGTGCCTTGAATGAGGAGCTTATTGATACATCACTAGAGAGTGACTCAGATATTGCGAAATTATTACAAACGCCTTCTGGTGCATTTGGTTCTTGCCGCTACAAACTTAAAAATGATGGCGAAGAATACGAACGGTTAATTGAAGTTTTTAAAGCACATGATATAGGATATTTTTTCTATAACGGCGGCGGGGATTCCCAAGATACCGCACATAAAGTATCGCAAATTGGCTCGAAAATGGGCTATCCGATTACCTGCATTGGTATACCCAAAACGGTAGATAATGATCTTCCCTTTACTGATGCGTGCCCTGGATTTGGCTCTGTAGCTAAATATGTTGCTGTTTCTACCCGAGAAGCAGGTTTTGATGTTGCCTCTATGGCTGCCTCATCAACAAAAGTCTTTATTCTGGAAGTAATGGGACGTCATGCCGGATGGATTGCTGCTGCCAGTGGTTTGGCCAGCCAACACCCTGATGAACCACCCCACATAATCTTATTGCCAGAAGTTCCTTTTCAACAAGGTAAATTCCTGAATAAAGTGGATGAGTGCGTTAAAAAATATGGTTATTGCGTTGTTGTCGTTTCGGAGGGAATTCGTAACACAGAAGGTAAATTTTTAAGTGATGCAGGAATTCGTGACGCATTCGGTCATGCCCAATTAGGTGGCGTTGCACCAGTCATTGCTCAGTACATCAAAGCGGAATTGAATTACAAATACCACTGGGCAGTCGCAGATTATTTACAACGTGCTGCCCGTCACATCGCCTCAAAAGTTGACCTCGATCAGGCTTATGCTCTAGGTAAGGCCGCAGTAGAATATGCCATAAAAGGGCATAATGCCATCATGCCAATTATCATTCGTGAACAAGATGAACCCTACCAATGGTCTATTGGTCACGTCCAATTAGCCGATGTTGCCAATCAAGAAAAAGCGATGCCCAAACATTATATTACAGAGGATGGAATGGGCATTACTGCAGAATGCAAACAGTATTTGTCACCACTAATTCAAGGTGAAGCTTATCCAGATTACATTAATGGATTACCTGATTATGTTCGTTTAAAGAATCAGTTAGTACCGAAAGTACTCAAATAA
- a CDS encoding pilin, producing the protein MKQKGFTLIELMIVVAIVGILAAIAIPAYQDYVVRARVTEGLSIASSAKTTVSENATTGANDLSLGWSFNNPTPNVQSVTVAANTGVITITYTALANNVVLTLTPQANGAALVPGTPPTDPITWNCAVGNAADDRYVPANCRI; encoded by the coding sequence ATGAAACAAAAAGGCTTTACGTTAATTGAGTTGATGATAGTGGTGGCAATCGTTGGTATTCTTGCCGCAATTGCTATTCCAGCTTATCAGGATTACGTTGTTAGAGCTCGTGTAACAGAGGGATTAAGTATTGCATCGTCAGCGAAAACCACTGTATCCGAGAATGCAACAACGGGAGCTAACGATTTAAGCTTGGGTTGGAGTTTTAATAATCCAACTCCAAATGTTCAGAGCGTAACTGTTGCTGCGAATACCGGAGTAATAACCATTACTTATACGGCTCTTGCAAACAATGTGGTTCTAACCTTAACTCCGCAAGCTAACGGTGCAGCACTTGTTCCAGGAACACCACCAACAGATCCAATTACCTGGAACTGTGCAGTTGGAAATGCTGCAGATGATCGATATGTTCCTGCGAACTGCAGAATCTAG
- a CDS encoding BolA family protein, with amino-acid sequence MSRKNRIEELVSQELAPIYLNVEDESANHHVPENAQTHFKVTVVSARFTDLSRIARHRLLNQLLKNEFDLGLHALSMHLFTPEEWDNRGKNVLNSPVCKGGFNKENRNT; translated from the coding sequence ATGTCACGTAAAAATCGTATCGAAGAATTGGTAAGTCAAGAATTAGCTCCCATTTATTTAAACGTCGAAGATGAATCGGCCAATCATCACGTTCCTGAAAATGCTCAAACACATTTCAAAGTTACTGTTGTTTCTGCACGCTTTACTGACCTATCACGAATCGCACGTCATAGGCTATTAAATCAATTACTAAAAAATGAGTTTGATCTTGGGTTACACGCCTTAAGTATGCATTTATTTACCCCTGAAGAATGGGACAATAGGGGTAAAAACGTTTTAAATTCACCTGTTTGTAAAGGCGGGTTTAATAAAGAAAACCGGAATACTTAG
- a CDS encoding APC family permease, translating to MNNWSSEKISVLALVLLITGAIDSIRNLPGTALFGSSLIFFFIFSAIVFLIPVALVAAELSSTWSDEEGGIYSWVKHAYGENLAFFTIWLQWINTLVWYPTILSFIAGVLAYLINPELAQNKYYLISVILVIFWSLTLIALSGLRASAHFAGLCAIVGMILPMGFIIFLALIWVIKGNPIAINMSLEHLIPHWKDSQSWVSLTAIMTSFLGMELAAVHVRNVHNPQTNFPRAMFFSVLLILTTMIFGSLAIAFVLPKEKISLIDGVLQAFTNFFHAYNLEWLLPILIALLLLGSLGSMINWIISPAKGLLMAANHNFLPKFMCQLNKRGMASRILITQAILVTLLCSGFLLFPSVNAIYWLFTALSTELYIMMYVLMFIAAWKLKSKYAHLHRPFAIPGKKAGYYLTCILGLCGCTMTLIVGFIPPVEFMNFGGANHFRLVFSMGILIMMIPAFLLYWRKKYITKPSDQDKDIT from the coding sequence ATGAACAACTGGTCCTCTGAAAAAATATCTGTCCTGGCCTTAGTGTTACTAATTACTGGTGCAATTGATAGTATAAGAAATTTACCGGGAACCGCCCTATTCGGTTCTTCATTAATTTTTTTCTTTATCTTTTCCGCAATTGTTTTCTTAATCCCAGTGGCTTTAGTAGCAGCAGAATTGTCCTCAACGTGGTCGGATGAGGAAGGCGGAATTTACAGCTGGGTGAAGCATGCTTACGGTGAGAATCTTGCTTTTTTTACCATCTGGTTGCAATGGATCAATACCCTAGTCTGGTACCCCACAATTTTATCCTTTATAGCAGGTGTTTTGGCCTATTTAATCAATCCTGAACTGGCACAAAATAAATATTACTTGATTTCAGTAATTCTAGTTATTTTTTGGTCATTAACTCTAATCGCATTATCTGGGTTACGCGCTTCAGCACATTTTGCCGGTCTTTGTGCCATTGTAGGAATGATACTCCCCATGGGGTTTATTATTTTTCTTGCCCTTATTTGGGTTATTAAAGGAAACCCTATAGCAATTAATATGAGCTTAGAGCATTTGATACCGCACTGGAAAGACAGCCAATCCTGGGTATCACTGACTGCAATTATGACTTCCTTTTTAGGTATGGAGCTTGCAGCGGTCCATGTCCGCAATGTGCATAACCCACAAACCAATTTTCCTCGAGCAATGTTTTTTTCAGTATTGCTTATCCTAACAACGATGATTTTCGGCTCGTTAGCTATCGCTTTTGTTCTTCCAAAAGAGAAGATTAGTCTCATTGACGGCGTACTGCAAGCCTTTACTAACTTTTTTCATGCGTATAATCTTGAGTGGCTGTTACCTATCTTAATTGCATTATTACTTTTGGGCAGTTTAGGCAGTATGATCAATTGGATCATTTCGCCAGCTAAAGGCTTGCTTATGGCAGCTAATCATAACTTCTTACCGAAGTTTATGTGTCAATTAAACAAACGCGGAATGGCCTCACGAATTTTAATAACTCAAGCGATTTTGGTGACGCTTTTATGCAGTGGTTTTCTCTTATTTCCGAGTGTTAATGCTATTTATTGGCTATTTACTGCCTTAAGCACTGAACTCTACATCATGATGTATGTTTTGATGTTCATTGCCGCTTGGAAATTAAAAAGCAAATACGCACATCTTCATAGACCTTTCGCAATACCCGGCAAAAAAGCGGGTTACTATCTGACCTGTATTCTGGGTTTATGTGGCTGCACTATGACTTTAATTGTTGGTTTTATTCCACCAGTTGAATTTATGAATTTTGGTGGCGCAAATCATTTTCGCTTGGTTTTCTCTATGGGAATTCTAATCATGATGATTCCTGCATTTTTGTTGTATTGGCGAAAAAAATACATTACAAAACCTTCGGATCAAGATAAAGATATTACTTAA
- a CDS encoding Trm112 family protein: protein MDKKLLEILVCPLCKGKLLLKKQELICKFDRLAFPIHDDIPVMLEHEARVISLEEKDTL, encoded by the coding sequence GTGGATAAAAAACTATTGGAAATATTGGTGTGTCCTTTATGTAAAGGAAAATTATTATTAAAAAAACAGGAACTTATCTGTAAATTCGATCGATTGGCATTTCCTATCCATGATGATATTCCTGTGATGTTAGAGCATGAAGCTCGAGTTATTTCATTGGAAGAAAAGGATACGCTGTAA
- the tsaB gene encoding tRNA (adenosine(37)-N6)-threonylcarbamoyltransferase complex dimerization subunit type 1 TsaB, producing the protein MKLLAIDTSTETASVALLTGKELLCEEQSNQKTHAQFILPMIDRLMALASLQMHQLDGIVFGRGPGSFTGLRIACSIAKGLAYAHDLHLIPVSSLVAIAWSVRQKKQLNQIPILAVLDARMQEMYWAYFAPDQWTAEEHVNPVHELSLPSNQPITLAGVGADLYWEAFTPEVKSQIIDKITVNPSAAAMIQFAQFFGQKPISVAQAQPVYVRNKVT; encoded by the coding sequence ATGAAACTGCTAGCGATTGATACATCAACAGAAACGGCCAGTGTCGCTTTACTTACTGGTAAAGAATTACTTTGTGAAGAACAAAGTAATCAAAAAACACATGCACAATTTATTTTACCGATGATTGATAGGCTAATGGCCCTCGCCAGTTTACAAATGCATCAGCTGGATGGCATAGTATTTGGTCGTGGCCCCGGAAGTTTTACCGGTTTGCGTATTGCATGCAGTATTGCTAAAGGATTGGCTTATGCTCATGATTTGCATTTGATTCCAGTGAGTAGCTTAGTCGCTATCGCTTGGTCGGTTCGCCAGAAAAAACAGCTGAACCAGATCCCTATATTGGCCGTGCTCGATGCGCGTATGCAGGAAATGTACTGGGCTTATTTTGCTCCAGATCAATGGACAGCAGAGGAACATGTTAATCCAGTGCATGAACTCAGTCTTCCTAGCAATCAACCTATAACCCTTGCAGGAGTAGGGGCAGACTTATATTGGGAGGCGTTTACACCGGAAGTTAAATCACAAATTATTGATAAAATAACAGTGAATCCTTCTGCGGCGGCTATGATTCAATTTGCGCAATTTTTTGGGCAAAAACCCATTTCAGTTGCTCAAGCTCAACCTGTATATGTACGTAATAAAGTGACTTAA